In Vagococcus luciliae, one genomic interval encodes:
- a CDS encoding DUF1054 domain-containing protein has protein sequence MLMFNEACFEVFNIEGLDNRMIGVREKIQPVFQSIDEKVVEELEPLLGEKLPIHIAQHRRRTTNAPDFTWSAMGGNKRGYKKFPHFQLGITPEYVVIWLSFIDNPQNEVLMAQTCLDHLEWFESLPNDFVVNTDHTKNNYHALEKEQVIKDLTRWRDVKKGEFQIGRVIQKNRFNTESTDVLFAEILQTYLSLIPIYQACFQLCN, from the coding sequence ATGTTAATGTTTAATGAAGCATGTTTTGAAGTTTTTAATATAGAAGGTTTAGACAATCGAATGATTGGAGTTCGTGAAAAAATTCAACCGGTTTTTCAATCGATTGATGAAAAAGTAGTTGAAGAGTTAGAACCTTTGTTGGGTGAAAAATTGCCTATTCATATAGCACAACACAGACGACGCACAACAAATGCACCGGATTTTACGTGGAGTGCAATGGGTGGAAATAAAAGAGGTTATAAAAAATTTCCTCATTTTCAGTTAGGGATTACACCGGAATATGTAGTTATATGGTTATCATTTATTGATAACCCACAAAATGAAGTTTTAATGGCACAAACATGTTTGGATCATCTCGAGTGGTTTGAGTCATTGCCAAATGATTTTGTTGTAAACACAGACCATACAAAAAATAACTATCATGCATTAGAAAAAGAACAAGTCATTAAAGATTTAACTAGATGGAGGGATGTTAAAAAAGGAGAATTTCAAATTGGTCGAGTGATACAAAAGAATCGATTTAATACCGAATCGACTGATGTCTTATTTGCCGAAATATTGCAAACCTATCTATCACTTATACCAATTTATCAAGCTTGTTTCCAATTGTGTAATTAA